From the genome of Callithrix jacchus isolate 240 chromosome 7, calJac240_pri, whole genome shotgun sequence, one region includes:
- the LOC100394153 gene encoding pancreatic alpha-amylase, with protein sequence MKFFLLLLSIGLCWAQYFPNTQQGRTSIVHLFEWRWVDIALECERYLAPNGFGGVQVSPPNENLVVNNPSRPWWERYQPISYKLCTRSGNEDEFRNMVTRCNNVGVRIYVDAVINHMCGNAAGAGTSSTCGSYFNAGNREFPAVPYSGWDFNDGKCKTGSGDIENYNDATQVRDCRLVGLLDLALEKDYVRSKVAEYMNHLIDIGVAGFRLDASKHMWPGDIKAVLDKLHNLNSSWFPEGSKPFIYQEVIDLGGEPITSSQYFGNGRVTEFKYGAKLGTVIRKWNGEKMSYLKNWGEGWGFMPSDRALVFVDNHDNQRGHGAGGASILTFWDARLYKMAVGFMLAHPYGFTRVMSSYRWERYFENGKDINDWIGPPNNNGVIKEVTINPDTTCGNDWVCEHRWRQIRNMVIFRNVVDGQPFTNWWDNGSNQVAFGRGNRGFIVFNNDDWSLSLTLQTGLPAGTYCDVISGDKINGNCTGIKIYVSNDGKADFSISNSAEDPFIAIHVESKL encoded by the exons ATGAAGTTCTTTCTGTTGCTCTTATCCATCGGGTTGTGCTGGGCTCAGTATTTCCCAAATACACAGCAAGGACGGACATCTATTGTTCATCTGTTTGAATGGCGATGGGTTGATATTGCTCTTGAGTGTGAGCGATACTTAGCTCCCAATGGATTTGGAGGGGTTCAG GTCTCTCCACCAAATGAAAATCTCGTAGTTAACAACCCTTCAAGACCTTGGTGGGAAAGATACCAACCAATTAGCTATAAATTATGCACAAGATCTGGAAATGAAGACGAATTTAGAAACATGGTGACTAGATGTAACAATGTTGGA GTTCGTATTTATGTGGATGCTGTGATTAATCATATGTGTGGCAATGCTGCGGGTGCAGGAACAAGCAGTACTTGTGGAAGTTACTTCAACGCTGGAAATAGGGAGTTTCCAGCAGTCCCATATTCTGGATGGGATTTTAATGATGGTAAATGTAAAACTGGAAGTGGAGATATTGAGAACTATAATGATGCTACGcag GTCAGAGATTGTCGTCTGGTTGGTCTTCTGGATCTTGCACTGGAGAAAGATTATGTGCGTTCCAAGGTTGCAGAATACATGAACCATCTCATTGACATTGGTGTTGCTGGCTTCAGACTTGATGCTTCCAAGCACATGTGGCCTGGAGACATAAAGGCAGTTTTGGATAAACTGCATAATCTAAACAGTAGCTGGTTCCCTGAAGGAAGTAAACCTTTCATTTACCAGGAG GTAATTGATCTGGGTGGTGAGCCAATTACAAGCAGTCAGTACTTTGGAAATGGCCGGGTGACAGAATTCAAGTATGGTGCAAAACTCGGCACAGTTATTCGCAAGTGGAATGGAGAGAAGATGTCTtacttaaa gaaCTGGGGAGAAGGTTGGGGTTTCATGCCTTCTGACAGAGCACTTGTCTTTGTGGATAACCATGACAATCAACGAGGACATGGGGCTGGAGGAGCTTCTATTCTTACCTTCTGGGATGCCAG GCTGTATAAAATGGCAGTTGGATTTATGCTTGCTCATCCTTATGGATTTACACGAGTGATGTCAAGCTACCGTTGGgagagatattttgaaaatggaaaa GATATTAATGATTGGATTGGGCCACCTAATAATAATGGAGTAATTAAAGAAGTTACTATTAATCCAGACACTACTTGTGGCAATGACTGGGTCTGTGAACATCGGTGGCGCCAAATAAG GAACATGGTCATCTTCCGCAATGTAGTGGATGGCCAGCCTTTCACAAACTGGTGGGATAATGGCAGCAACCAAGTGGCCTTTGGGAGAGGAAACAGAGGATTCATTGTTTTCAACAATGATGACTG gTCACTTTCTTTAACTTTGCAAACTGGTCTTCCTGCTGGCACATACTGTGATGTCATTTCTGGAGATAAAATTAATGGCAATTGTACAGGCATTAAAATTTATGTTTCCAATGATGGCaaggctgatttttctattagtAACTCTGCTGAAGATCCGTTTATTGCAATTCACGTTGAATCtaaattataa